The genomic window TGTCAGGGGAAGCAGTATTGGAAAATGAGCTCCAAGCAGGCAAGGAATTCACCTGACAGCATGGATGAAGAGCAGGTCTGGAATGCACCAAATGACTAGGATCAGGAGTGTCTGTAAGTGTCAGAATGTAGCAGAGAGCATTGTACAGGGTTCTACCCAGAGACTTCAATACACAGACTTTCAAATGTCATGCTACATTTACCATCAAATACAGTCAGTTAGGAAGCAGATGATCTAAGCTTGCCTGACTGAGCTGCCGCATATTGCAGGAGAGCCTCCTGTAGTGCAAAGTGGAGCAGTTTGAAAActtgggaagaggaagagagtagTGAGGACTGTGGTGGAACTCAGTGTCAGAGGCCAGGGTAACCAGTGCCACGGTAGCAGCAGAACATGAACTACCTGGGACTCACAGAAAAGAGTAGTGCTGAGACCTGGggagttttttttctcttaatgtcTTTTTGGgctgaaataaaagaacacaCAGAAATAGTCCTTGGATTGAGTTGTGGGAGCAACAGGTCAATGAAATAAATTCTCCTTTCCCATCACTTAACTGCATGAAGACTTGAGTCAAACTCATCTAAGCTACTGATTGTTCCTTAGGATGGTTGTGTTATCTAGAAAGCTGCCCTTAACACACCCAACCACTGAAATGTCTTCCTGCTTAAGTTGTGCTTTCTTTAGTGTCATTTAGTAGCTGTGCTGTGCCTTCAGGCTAAAGCCACATTTTTTCAAGCCAGAAATGAATTAGGGTGTGTAGCTGGAAGCCAAGAGAATGCAGTCATTTTTAAGTCAGAAGCATGTGGGAATGTGTGGCTTTGATAGTACAGCATTCAAAGTAATTGATAGTGAAGATATAAGGTCTTGGATTAAGTAGAAGGGAAGAACATCCTAGGGGCCTGTGGTAGGCAGCACCATGCCCCCTTCCCCAAATATGCCCatatcctaatccccagaacctgttaATATGTTACCTTGCTTGGTCAAAGAACCTTTGTTGGTGCAATTtaattaaagatcttgagatgtgAAGATTACCCTGGATTATTAATATGGACTCGATGTAATGTAAGAGTTCTTATGAGGGAAAGAGCGAGGTAAGAGGGCCAGGGTCAGATGAGATGCAATAATGGAAACAGAGGTcagagtgatgcagccacaagccaaggaacgcaGGCAGCCCTAGAAGCTTGAAAAGATGTGGAACAGAGTCTCCTCGGAGCCTctaaaggaacacagccctgctgacatcttaATTTTAGCCCTATAAAACCCAGttcagatttctgacctccagaactatataatatttttttttttgttttaaaccactataTTTGTGGTGATTCATTACTGTAGCAATAGGAAAATAGCACAGTGCCTTTTGATATGATTCATCTTTTAGCGAGGATGGTGTTCAGGTCTGTCCCATTTCCATCCCTACCATGCTGACATATCTGGAATCCTTAATTCGGTCTCTCACTATAAGCCTCTCCTGGAAATCAGAAAATGAATATCAGCTTCACAAAttattacaaacccacagaaaaataaatatagagaaaTACAATCAAAGAACTGTATTTCAAAACAGCATGCTTTGAGTGGAAGGACTAGAACGTATAAAATGTTGACAGCAGTTTTCTCTAGAAAGTGggagttagaaaaaaattattttcttctctgtgctttTGGGCATTTCCTAAATTACACACATATGCAATGAGTTATAATGTTTATAAACCaaagaacttattttaaaaaggaaataaaaagcaaaaacatatcATCTGTATTGTCTCAACCTTACCCATGTCCAGCAATACTCAACCCAGCTGAGTCCTTTAACTTTTGCTCCTGGAAAAGAGGAAGAGTAGTGTTCCAGAAATCACATAGACACTTCAGGAGAGCACAGATTGTTTAAGTCTCAGCTCTTTTCCTTGCTGACTGTATGAATTTCGAACCACATTCTTAACCTACCTGAACTTTACCCCTTTGCAGAGATTTTCTGAATAAGAATTCAAGTTTAGTAAaggtggtttttaaaaagtagctattAGTTTGTATACTGCTCTTTTGgtttaacttcaaaatatatttttctaccttttatgCCTATGGGAAGTGACCTATCTCTAAAACCCAGTtcaaatttcacttctttttaaatCAAGTCTTTGTGATTGTGACAATTTATGGagaacttactatgtgccaagtactatgACAATTGGTTTattcacatgattatctcatCTCATTTTCACAACACAATGAGATAggtgttattattttcattttacagatgacaaaactgaggctaAGGAGAGGTAAGTAACTCACCCAAGACACAGGAAATGAAAAGGCTTCAATTTGaaattggccaggcctgtctGACTCCTTAGCCCTTGCTTTTGAATACTGGCCCCTCTAGAAAGAAGCCACAACTCCCTCCTGTGATCACGGTAGCTCTTTGTTCCACCTCTGTTGAGAACTGATTTTACACTGCTTTGTTTATTCTTACTTATagttatttccatttgtttggacTGAAAGCTTTTTTGGTGCAGTGTTGACGTTTCTGGAATTTTGGATTCAACAGATTTTAGCATCACATTCTGCACATAGCAGGTTTCCAATAAACATAGAGAGGCTGACAAAAATCACATTTGAAGTATTTGAAGTAATATTGCACTTCTTCAAACTTAAGGCCTGGGAGAAGTCATTCAGGGCCATGCGCTCTGGACCTCAGGCTACATACGCAAGGCTTTCAGAGCCCCTGGGCTTTCTGTTCAGGACCCAGGTCCACAGTGGATCTCCAAGCCCTCCCTAAGAGGGAAGAATTGAATAGGCATGCAGGAAAATTGCCTGCCCTGTGAATTCAAACTATTCCAGGATCACTGGTGTTGCCCCTCACAATACACTTAGGTGAGATCAAGATGTGGAAATTGAGAAAGGTCACTCTTAATGTTGGCAGGTACTTTCAATGTTAGCGGGACAGAAACGGAATAGACAGATGGCAGCATGGAACAAACACAGGGATTTTGCCTACATTCATCAACTTTCCAGCACAACAAACAGACTTTCAGTGGTTTAtgacaataaacatttatttttgcttatgttCCATGAGGGCTGCAGGATGGCTGCAGCTCTGCTCCAGCTGTGGGCTAATTATGGGTCTGCTCTTCTTGTCTTCTTACTCTAGGACCCAGGCTAAAGCAGCAGCTCCTACTGAGACAATCTGTTCTCAGGGAAGAACGAAGAAGTGCAAAACCTGGACTGAAAGGtgcaattacatttaaaattttgtttgaatATAGCAAGTGCCACATCAGTCTATGTTGATGGATTGAGGCAAGTCACATAACCAAGCCCAACATCAGTGGGTCTGAGACATTTGCTCCTTCCAACAAAGTAAAGAGTGAGGAAAACTAAAGTGAGAAAAGAGCATAAAATAGAGGTGGAAAGTGTAGAAACCAAACCTCTTAGTGACAACATATGATAGGTGCCCAGGGCCAGCTCTGAGGATGGTGAATCCCTTCTTTTTGATGGTCAGAGGTTTCCTTTACATTTGCAATGTTGCAGCCATCAGAGTTCCAGAGACAAGGTATGCAACCTGTAAAGCTCTGCATAGGAGAAGGGGCCTCCTTCTTTCTCACTTTGTAGGCTACTGTTAGTGTGACCTCTTGATTCTCGGTGCTCTCTACAGAACTAACTTTATGAAACAGAGTGAATCAGAAGCAATACAGAGGGGCCCTTGCTAGGGAAATTGCCTTCCTCAGAACCTTTGTCCATCTATATGGCATATAGGTCACATATTTCTACTCATACTCACAACATATACTCACACATATACATAGCTATTTctactcatacacacatacactcaagTGTATTACATACTTAAACACGCTGCCAGTTGGGATGAGCTATAATGTGGTTTGACTAAGttgtaagaaaataatataattaagtTGAGAGATCTTTGTAGAAAAATATAATGGTCAGGTTTatataaaacaagaaagatcTATCATGAAATTTACAACCATGCTGATACATTTAATGAAGCaggaagttttttaaaataccaaaaaattctAAGCAAGCACAAAAGCACCAAAAAATGATTGTGCTTGTTCAGCAATCTTCCAGCAGAATGGTCTTGATAAACATGAGTTTTTATTAGGCTCCAGCCTTTCAGTAGTTAATGGTGAAGTGTGACTGTCACTGCCTTCTGTTCACATATGATCACAAAGTTTTCATGCTCAAAAGAATGCCCCAGTGTTCACATTTAAAGGAGATTCTTAAATCAGGAGGTCCCTGAACTTATATAGGAAAAAATTCTATCTTTACATTTACTAACCTCTATCTGAAATTTTATCACTTCCTTCCATTTTAAATATAGGCAAAACCACAGTGGTATTAGCACTACCTCTCATGTTTGTCACTAATAGAAATTAATGGTTTTATATCTCAATATAGTTGTTGTGGATATTATAAAATTtcattaggctgggcgcagtggctcaagcctgtaatcccagcactttgggaggccgagacaggtggatcaagaggtcaggagatcaagactatcctggctaacacggtgaaaccccgtctctactaaaaaatacaaaaaactagccgggcgatgtggcgggcacctgtagtcccagctactcagtaggctgaggcaggagaatggcgtgaacctgggaggcggagcttgcagtgagctgagatccggccactgtactccagcctgggcggcagagcgagactccctctcaaaaataaataaataaataaataaataaataaataaataataaaataaaataaaatttcatttatgcTCCTCACTACCTTGAAATTACAGTAGTTTTATTGCACCTGCCAGCAGATCTTGTTATTTGATGCTTTCAAAAAGAAGCACACATATGATTATATTACAAATTTgactatttttaagatttttatataaaaatattctaataattgtttttctttataattccatgttttaaaaaactttattccCTCAGAAGTTTTCATCATGAGTAGGGGTCTGTGGTCTTTACCAGAGTGTCAAAAACATCCATGGCACAAAAAATCAATAACACTTGCCTTCCATGTGGTTAACTCTCACTCAACTAGAGAGAGTGACTAAGGGTTATTATCACCACAGACACTCTACTGAGATCTCAAGAGAATGTCATTGAGTACAGGCCTTTGTTTGTCCAAGGGCCTAACCCAGTTTTCTGGGTGCAACAGATTTGCTTCTTACATTCTATTCTCCTAACAAAGAGGATGAAAAAGCTGGGCTTCAAATTCTGGGGTTGGGCACCTCCCCTCTCCACCCATCAGCTCACACTTCCCTTTGTGGTGTCCACTGAAGGTGCAATTCTTGTTCTCATTCTCCCCTGGTTCTTTGGTGATGTAAACATTGTATCATGACACGCATGTCCTGGTGTTTCTGTGATTCACTGGAAACTGGAGTCTCCTATCTGCTCTTCAGTGTTAGTCCTATTCACAGATTTATTAGCTGTCCAGGTTTCCCCAATATTTCAGAGAAATAGTAGACAGGTTAACAGCTTTCAAGTAAGAAGATAGGTTAAGAGCTTTCAAGTAAGGATGCCAAGGTAGATTACCAGATCTTTGTGGGCCTCATCTATTGTGCCCTGTAAGGGTAATAATATCCACCTCATAGGTTTATAGGCATTAAGTGAGCTGCAGAACATCATAGGTTCTCAGTAACTGTTagttccttcccttcttttcattGGGGGCCTATCTGGCTAAGGCAGCCTTCTCCACCTAACAGGAAACAATAATATATGCAAGAAGCAGAATCACTTCTTGCTTCTATCTAAGTGACTAGTTCAGAGCTCCACCTTGTGAAGCAGCCGGGTCTCTTACTTCCAAGATGGAGACTGCTATGCCTGGTTGATTGGGAATGGGGTGGCTTATTTCTAGaaaggtaagagaaaaaaaatgctttttaaagtaaTGACTCACTTATAGGTTgcaaattatatttattgttataCAAAAGGCACAGTATTTCTAGCTTCTTAATAACTCAAAACTATATATGCTCGGATAAgttttagtttataatttatctgtaatttatttaataatgccTAAGAGTTAACAAAAAAGAAGCTATAATTACTtccaaagaaaaattaagcaCTAAAgaatacatatagaaaaatatttttacaacaatttttttaaataaggaggaAAGTTTGGGGTTAAtagcacctctctctctctctccataaatctatatatacataaatgggATAAACCCATTTTAGCTAACTTAATTGACAAAATAAGATTTTTACTCctttaatgattatttatttatttatttatttatttatttatttatttttgagacagagtttcactcttattgcccgggctggagtgcaatgttgcaatcttggctcactgcaacctccatctcccaggttcaagggattttcctgcctcagcctcccgaatagctgggattacaggcgtgtgccatcacgcccagctaattttgtatttttagtagagacagggtttctccatgttgatcaggctggtctcgaactcctgacctcaggtgatctgccctcctcggcctcccaaaattctgcgattacaggcatgagccactgcacccagtcactCTTTTAATGATTATTATTGAGATGTGAATGGTTGTTTTAAGTACTTGTTTAATGGCTGCTTATCTGACTATTGACATATGAATTGCTCTTGAAACACATTTGCTCCTTCATTGTCTAAGTTTACCTGTTGAGATTGATACACCTGTATCTGTATCTATAGCTACACCTATCTGTGCATCTGTAGTTGAGAGGCTTTGAGGCTTTGAATTAATTCATAAAGAAGTTTTTCAAATAAGCaattattaatttgaaaaaatcTCAGTAATAAATATAAAGGAATGGTGATTAGAGGCTTTAGGAAAATATTCAGGAGAAGACAGGCAGGCTGTACATAAAGGTGCTCGGGCCCTTACTAGTAATCGCTGCTGAGAAACCTTTGGTTCAATTCTGAGCAAGCATGTGGCACAGGAGCTTGTTTttacaaaaagcaaaaccaaaaacatgtGCTGGTATTCCTGGAAAGATAGCAGGTCTAACTTGTGtgagaaaaatttaaaggaagaaataataagatGAAAAGATGTGGATAATTACCACTTGAAATATTCCAAGCATGTTCAGGtttaaattattcaaaaagataagaaaaacatTCCTTCAAGAATATGATACTTTTACTCAGTGATTATCACAATGGACAAACCTGGCTGACAAGTCAGCCTAGTGCTTGGGATTTTAGGAGATGGGGATTCTAAAATGAACACTTTGAGAAAGAGACATTCTAGACACTTGATTATGATTATGAAATATGAAACCAGGTTTCCTGAAGTTAGATTACGCCATATTTTCACTTAAGAACCTAGTAGAAAGGAAATAGTACAAACACCTAATTTTAGTTGAGGAAACTctgtggtggggggagggaggattCAAAGGTTGTTGATATCTCTCCTGACTGCTCCGTGTGGCAGAACCAGTGTGAGAACTcaggaagccagacctcagtgCTCTGTTCATTCCATCGTTGCATCTTAGTTGTTTCAAGGAAGCAATGGATGAGGAATCAAATACGTGCACAGTGTTCAGGCTTATCCAGTGGATATTAAGACGATTTATTGCTCTCCTTTTCCTCCAACGTACTATAATACCATTGAATGAGGGGAGTGCTTACCCTTTTCCAAATTAAGGAGCTTGTCTTTCTCTTCTACTTAACCCTTCCTGTCCTGGAAGCATGCCCACAAACCCAACACCACACAGCCCACGGTCACAGTGCCGCTCATCCTTCCTGTGAGGTTCTACTCCTTGCCTGCATTTAGTAGAAGGAATCATTCTTGGTACAAATCAACAGTGCGTGTCTGCGGTGAGAAGAGCTTCTGACTCAGTGTGAGTTTCAGTGCCTTCCGAAACCACCGGTAGGAAAAGACATAGATGATGGGGTTGCAGGCTGAGTTGAAGTAAGCAAACCAGATAAAGATGTCAAAGACCAGTGGGGGTGTGATAAAGTGAAGGAGGCTGTCGACCATCGTGTCTATGGTGAAGGGGAGCCAGCACAAGAGGTATATGCCCACAGCAATGCCCAGGGTCTTGGCAGATTTTCTCTCATGCTTGGCAGCCCCAGCCAGGCTATTGCTCAATGTAGTAATCTGCTGAGCCTGCCTGGTAGCTACCACAAAGATCTTCACATACAAGCTGATCATAATGAGGCAGGGGACAAAGAACAAAGGGAAGTTTAACCAGCCCCAAAATTTATTGAGCAGCAGCTGGCAACTGCCCACACAAGGCATCTCTTCCAGCCACTGGCTGAGCCTTGTCTCTACCACATTTGTGTAGAGGAAGAAGGAAGTGTATGTTGCGGGCACCCCCCATCCTGCTAGGATGTACCTGAGGGCCACCCTCACTGTGAACTTGGAGGGATAGAGCAGGGGGTCACAGATGGCACAGTGGCGGTCAATGGAAATGAAACATAGATGGAAGATGGAGGTGAGGCAGAAGAGGGTGTCCAGGTAAGTGTGCAGGCGGCAGAGGAAGTCCCCGAAGAACCAGCAGCTCTCCACTGAGCGAATGGTGCTGAGGGGCAGCACAAGCAGACCCAGAAACATGTCAGCCAGGGCCAGGGAGAGCAGCAAGAAGTTGGTGGGTGTGTGAAGCGCTTTGAAGTAGGACAcagcaaatgctacaaataaaTTCCCTAGCACGATAATCAGCATGCCTGCTGCACAGGCCAGGTAGATGACCAACTGGATGCCCAGAGTATGTACTGTCCTGGGGCAAGACCCATTCACCTGGTAGCAGAACGCCGCAGGGTGCTCTTCAGCACCTTGGATAAAGACAGCTCTCATTTATGGTTTCTACTCTTCCTCTGTCTGAGAACTGGCCACCTTCTCCACtggggggcaaaaaaaaaaaaaaaaaaaaaaaaaaaaaaatctgtctgcTACATACTCACAACGTGAAATGAAGAGGAGGAAACTAAAGTACAATTTGGAACCTAGTGCATGTCCCTGGGTACTGAATCAACTGTGCCCTGAAAATCAAATGCAGCATGGTATTCAAGGTTTCATGAGAGTTATTTCTGCTAGCCCTAGTTTATATGACTAGGTAGTTTAAAACGAGTGTAGATAgtattcttaaagaaagaaaagaaggatgtAAACTGAATGTTTCCTCAAAGAAACCTTGATTATATCAGTAGGTAGTATTAAATAATAAAGAGTGTCTCTTGCATTTTGATAAGGTACTTTTTGTCAAATGTAAAGTGAAATTTAAAGCAATGATCTGAATCAAGTGACCAATTAATTCTTGTTAAATTATTCCTTGGAAAAAGTGTAAGTTCTAGTTTCCCTATGTAAGAATTACATACATTGACAATAAAATCAGCAGATTAAGCTTTTTAGCTACATGTCAACTGTTCCCAAGAGAAGAATTCAGCATGCAAATACTAATAATTAAAAGGGTAGAAAATTGCTCTAGTTTAGTTTTAAATGCTGCACATTTTATGATGATAGCACAAAGCGTTTACACATCTTGGTAGAACTATTTGATAGGCAAAATGATTTTATCTGTTTAACATCGTAAGTCTGTGAACTATTAACCAAGTCCTAATATATTGAATTCAGGGTTTCTAAGCTACTTACACAGGTAGGAATCAGAATCCCTTCCTGGGAAGAAATGTTTCTTGGAGCAGGTGGACATAGGGAATGTTAGAGTACTCTTCTGTTGGCCACAATGACAGATGTGCAATCAGTTAATGATTTTATACTCTCAATAGAAACTACTCCTTCATGTGCTATGATATAAATAAGCTGTGAAGAGGCACCATGGGACCTAGTTTGCACTATTCGCAAGTCTCAGTTGTTTAAGGTTCCTGCTCAGTACAGAATCACTTACCCTGACAATTAATTACAGATAAAATTTAAAGACACTGGATGTGTATATTCTTTTTTAGTTCTTCAGTTCTGGGATGTTTTGAAGGTATTCTTGCCTGCTGATGGCTGCTATATATtctctaatttcatttttagtgacttctttatttctcttctgccttagggttatttgtgtatatttctcTCAACATGAGAAGTCGCTGAGAATAATTGATCATGAGTTTTTTGGTTCATCAAGGGGTGGTTTGTGACTTCCACACAGGATTCATTATTATGTGTTTTTTGAGCACTGTATTTTGTGGTGGTGAAAGAAAGCATGGTAGATGAAACAGTTTACCTGGAAAAAGAATAGTTAAATTACTGTTTCATCCTTTCCTGTGCCGTCACCTAACCTCTCCCTCTGCTTCCCCCATTGGTAAGATTATGTACAATTATACCTGTGTAACTTGATTTCACAGGGATGTTATCAAGGAAAATAACATGTTGAGTCATATTCTGCTCTCTGCCTCTTGATATCTTAGAAGCTGGTATGCCTCTTTACGGTTACAGAGAAACCACTTCACAGTATCAGTCAAACTAAAGTTGTAAAAATGACAGAATTCTAGAGATGACACTAAATTCATCTGCCAGAGGGGCCTGGAAGAGGAGGTGGGTCAGGttataaagaaggaaggaggttAGTATGCACCTCTCCTTTCTCTACAAATCCATAGCTAAACCCAGTGTTTTCCAAGGCAAAGCTCCTTTGGCCTGGTGACCACTGGAATCTTGCCTTATCCCAGCTTCATAGGTGTGGAAATAAATTTCTGGCTCTAGAACTTAATCAGACCAAGAAAGAATATTGCATTACTATGTACCTTGAAACCCCTTTAGCTTAAAAGTCATAATGCACATATAATTGGCTAAGGAGTCCTAtgactttatatttaatttgacCAAGAACctgtgaaaaatacaaacaaatgtcTTGTAGCTGGAATAGGACtgaagaagaaacagaggaagGTTTTTGGTTCTGGGATAGATTACATCAAACCTACTAAAATGTAATATGTAACACAATTGTATTTGAAAATGCAGAATTTTATAGACTGTTTCTAGTATGATCTCTATGTCTCAGATTACTTAACGCCACTGTgtccatttttctcatctattaatTGAATATAATACATTATCTATGTCACAATTTTGTTGTGAATATTAATGAGTTAAAATTCATAAAGTGCAGCCTCTGGCATGTAGAAAGTTGAGTTGGGCAGACAGGAGTTTCAGTGGATATCTAGTGCATAAAACTCTTAACCTTCCCAAGTTAGGGCTCTTATCCCTTCTTCCACTGACTTTTAGAAATACATTCCATTACATAACAATCACAGGCAAAAGTAATTGGATTCGGGATCTTCTAAAGTTTCTCGCTTACCTTGGGGATTCAGTAATGTTGCAGCAAGCTGCTAAAGGTCTTGAATAGAGGAAcgttttgatttcttttaaatctcCCCACTGCGTCCTGTGTAGCCTCCTCTGCACTACACTCACATGTTGAAATAACCAGTGCCCAGTTCCCAAAGACCATACTATGTGTCCCACTCACATGCTTTGTAAATACTCTGTACTTTCTTCTTTTACAGCACCCTTGAGACACTGGGTTACAGATTAGCGTTTACTTCTGGTCCCCCATCCAGTATAACCTTCATGAGAGGATGTACTATGTCTTATTCACCAATACAGCCTGATACCTATCACAGTTCCTGGGTGtgttattattagttattattatattaaGGTTCTTGTTAGtcacaagaaaaacaaattgaatgTAATTGATTAGTCCCTGAACAAACTAACATTGTAGGAATGGTATGAATAGATCACTCACATTGTGTGACTTTTATCAGCAGCTTTTCTCCTAATACTCAGGTACTAAATCTGTTATGAGACATGGGGAGCAACCCAATTTAGAAGTTGTACTGTTATTacatgatcatatatatatatatatatatatatatatatatatatatatatatataaaacctgaaagactccaccaaaaaactgttagaactaataaataaattcagtaaagttgcaggatacaaaatcaacacataaaaatcagtgtttctatatactaatagcaaaccatctgaaaaagaaaatcaagaaagcaatcctacttacaatagctacaaaaaatgaaatacctaagaatacatttaaccaaagaggtgaaaggaaggccgggcgcggtggctcaagcctgtaatcccagcactttgggaggccgagacgggcggatcacgaggtc from Macaca fascicularis isolate 582-1 chromosome 4, T2T-MFA8v1.1 includes these protein-coding regions:
- the TAAR5 gene encoding trace amine-associated receptor 5; this encodes MRAVFIQGAEEHPAAFCYQVNGSCPRTVHTLGIQLVIYLACAAGMLIIVLGNLFVAFAVSYFKALHTPTNFLLLSLALADMFLGLLVLPLSTIRSVESCWFFGDFLCRLHTYLDTLFCLTSIFHLCFISIDRHCAICDPLLYPSKFTVRVALRYILAGWGVPATYTSFFLYTNVVETRLSQWLEEMPCVGSCQLLLNKFWGWLNFPLFFVPCLIMISLYVKIFVVATRQAQQITTLSNSLAGAAKHERKSAKTLGIAVGIYLLCWLPFTIDTMVDSLLHFITPPLVFDIFIWFAYFNSACNPIIYVFSYRWFRKALKLTLSQKLFSPQTRTVDLYQE